Proteins from a single region of Engystomops pustulosus chromosome 5, aEngPut4.maternal, whole genome shotgun sequence:
- the LOC140132365 gene encoding uncharacterized protein isoform X1, with translation MGPLCVRGPSSPEGRRMDPEQMSRRILELTLEILRLLSGEDYTLVRKTSCDSQESGGRSHMTEPPPSLIHEQKILELTMKMTELLSREVPIRSQDVAVYFSMEEWEYIEGHTDQYQDPRTLTSPDGSGTRSPPQRCPSPPYSRDGPGETPDVPGILQGENLREMKVIVREEETETPQYKDRTHIKEEEEEERGMGDRRGMRGAEEEERGMGNRRGMRGAEEQEERPPGGTTDGSSKRPPPGRCPSPEEAPNPQGQNLMDIKVVVIGEAEEMETLQREDRTEIKLEEEERVMGDHLRMRDAEESPGGGATGVNCAEISAENLIFFKNYKVEDEEMTDRPPGAVHGGPHSTNPSYNPTNPPHHSQIVTTSPHRGIHTGEKPHTRPQGWECFIQNSDHERSHIEETPNPSIQFGSSFVQKTFTKNFQRTHTVENLYPCSECGKCFTDKFNHYTHERSHTKEKPYSCSECGKCFTKKSNLGKHQRIHTGEKPFSCLECGKCFYQKSHLVRHERSHTGEKPFPCLECGKCFYQKSHLVIHRRIHTGEKPFACLLCGKCFIDKSNLVLHDRVHTGEKLFSCSECGKCFTGKSNLIIHERIHTGEKPFSCSVCEKSFTNKSSLVKHERIHTGEKPYSCSECGKSCTNKSDLVKHERTHTGEKPFSCSICGKGFTSKSGQIKHERSHTGG, from the exons ATGGGGCCCCTGTGTGTGCGGGGCCCTTCATCTCCTGAGGGACGGAGGATGGACCCGGAGCAGATGAGCAGAAGAATCTTGGAGCTGACCCTGGAGATCCTGcggctgctgagcggagag gattacacactAGTGAGGAAGACGTCATGTGACTCCCAGGAGTCAGGAGGGCGGAGCCACATGACAGAGCCGCCCCCTTCCCTGatccatgagcagaagatcctagaactgacCATGAAGATGACGGAGCTGCTGAGCAGAGAG gttcctataaggaGTCAGGACgtcgctgtctatttctccatggaggagtgggagtatatagaaggacacacgGATCAGTACCAGGACCCGCGgaccctcacatcaccag ATGGGTCCGGTACCAGGTCTCCACCacagagatgtcccagtcctccgTATTCCCGGGACGGTCCAGGGGAGACGCCCGATGTCCCGGGGATTCTCCAG GGGGAGAATCTCCGGGAGATGAAGGTGATTGTCAGAGAGGAAGAGACGGAGACGCCTCAGTATAAAGACCGGACCCATAtaaaggaggaggaagaggaggagcgggGGATGGGCGACCGCCGGGGTATGAGAGGCGCCGAGGAGGAGGAGCGGGGGATGGGCAACCGCCGGGGTATGAGAGGCgccgaggagcaggaggagaggccACCAGGAGGCACCACAG ATGGATCCAGTAAGAGGCCTCCACCAGGGAGATGTCCCAGTCCAGAGGAAGCTCCCAATCCCCAG GGGCAGAATCTGATGGATATAAAGGTGGTTGTTATCGGTGAAGCGGAAGAGATGGAGACGCTTCAG AGAGAAGACCGGACTGAGATAAAGCTGGAAGAAGAAGAGCGGGTGATGGGCGACCACCTGAGGATGAGAGACGCGGAGGAGAGTCCTGGAGGAGGCGCCACAGGAG TAAATTGTGCTGAGATCTCAGCAGAAAACttaattttctttaaaaactaTAAAGTAGAAGATGAAGAGATGACCGATCGTCCTCCAGGAGCCGTGCATGGAGGACCCCACAGCACAAATCCTTCATATAATCCCACGAATCCCCCGCACCACTCACAGATTGTCACCACAAGCCCTCACAGaggaattcacacgggggagaagccacacACGCGGCCACAAGGCTGGGAATGTTTTATTCAGAATTCAGACCATGAGAGAAGCCACATAGAAGAAACCCCAAATCCAAGTATTCAATTCGGAAGCAGCTTTGTCcagaaaacatttacaaaaaactttcagagaactcacacagtggAGAATCTGTATCCGTGTTCAGAATGCGGAAAATGTTTTACAGATAAATTCAATCACTACACACATGAGAGAAGCCACACAAaagagaagccgtattcatgttctGAGTGCGGGAAGTGTTTTACCAAAAAATCTAATCTTggaaaacatcagagaattcacacaggagagaaaccgttttcatgtttagagtgtgggaaatgtttctATCAGAAATCTCATCTCGTCAGACACGAGAGaagccacacgggggagaagccattcccATGCCTAGAATGTGGGAAGTGTTTCTATCAGAAATCTCATCTTGTTATACatcggagaattcacacaggagagaagccatttgcgTGTTTACTGTGTGGGAAGTGTTTCATAGACAAATCAAACCTGGTCTTACATGATCgggttcacacaggggagaagctgttttcatgttcagaatgtgggaagtgCTTTACAGGTAAATCAAACCTCATCATacacgagagaattcacacaggagagaagccattttcctgttcCGTCTGTGAAAAATCCTTTACCAATAAGTCCAGTCTTGTAAAACATGAAAGAATTCACACGGGCGAGAAGCCGTACTCGTGCTCAGAATGCGGGAAAAGCTGCACAAACAAATCCGACCTGGTGAagcatgagagaactcacacaggagagaagccattttcatgttccatTTGTGGAAAGGGGTTTACTTCTAAGTCAGGTCAGATAAAACACGAGAGAAGCCACACAGGAGGATAA
- the LOC140132365 gene encoding uncharacterized protein isoform X2, which yields MGPLCVRGPSSPEGRRMDPEQMSRRILELTLEILRLLSGEDYTLVRKTSCDSQESGGRSHMTEPPPSLIHEQKILELTMKMTELLSREVPIRSQDVAVYFSMEEWEYIEGHTDQYQDPRTLTSPDGSGTRSPPQRCPSPPYSRDGPGETPDVPGILQGENLREMKVIVREEETETPQYKDRTHIKEEEEEERGMGDRRGMRGAEEEERGMGNRRGMRGAEEQEERPPGGTTDGSSKRPPPGRCPSPEEAPNPQNLMDIKVVVIGEAEEMETLQREDRTEIKLEEEERVMGDHLRMRDAEESPGGGATGVNCAEISAENLIFFKNYKVEDEEMTDRPPGAVHGGPHSTNPSYNPTNPPHHSQIVTTSPHRGIHTGEKPHTRPQGWECFIQNSDHERSHIEETPNPSIQFGSSFVQKTFTKNFQRTHTVENLYPCSECGKCFTDKFNHYTHERSHTKEKPYSCSECGKCFTKKSNLGKHQRIHTGEKPFSCLECGKCFYQKSHLVRHERSHTGEKPFPCLECGKCFYQKSHLVIHRRIHTGEKPFACLLCGKCFIDKSNLVLHDRVHTGEKLFSCSECGKCFTGKSNLIIHERIHTGEKPFSCSVCEKSFTNKSSLVKHERIHTGEKPYSCSECGKSCTNKSDLVKHERTHTGEKPFSCSICGKGFTSKSGQIKHERSHTGG from the exons ATGGGGCCCCTGTGTGTGCGGGGCCCTTCATCTCCTGAGGGACGGAGGATGGACCCGGAGCAGATGAGCAGAAGAATCTTGGAGCTGACCCTGGAGATCCTGcggctgctgagcggagag gattacacactAGTGAGGAAGACGTCATGTGACTCCCAGGAGTCAGGAGGGCGGAGCCACATGACAGAGCCGCCCCCTTCCCTGatccatgagcagaagatcctagaactgacCATGAAGATGACGGAGCTGCTGAGCAGAGAG gttcctataaggaGTCAGGACgtcgctgtctatttctccatggaggagtgggagtatatagaaggacacacgGATCAGTACCAGGACCCGCGgaccctcacatcaccag ATGGGTCCGGTACCAGGTCTCCACCacagagatgtcccagtcctccgTATTCCCGGGACGGTCCAGGGGAGACGCCCGATGTCCCGGGGATTCTCCAG GGGGAGAATCTCCGGGAGATGAAGGTGATTGTCAGAGAGGAAGAGACGGAGACGCCTCAGTATAAAGACCGGACCCATAtaaaggaggaggaagaggaggagcgggGGATGGGCGACCGCCGGGGTATGAGAGGCGCCGAGGAGGAGGAGCGGGGGATGGGCAACCGCCGGGGTATGAGAGGCgccgaggagcaggaggagaggccACCAGGAGGCACCACAG ATGGATCCAGTAAGAGGCCTCCACCAGGGAGATGTCCCAGTCCAGAGGAAGCTCCCAATCCCCAG AATCTGATGGATATAAAGGTGGTTGTTATCGGTGAAGCGGAAGAGATGGAGACGCTTCAG AGAGAAGACCGGACTGAGATAAAGCTGGAAGAAGAAGAGCGGGTGATGGGCGACCACCTGAGGATGAGAGACGCGGAGGAGAGTCCTGGAGGAGGCGCCACAGGAG TAAATTGTGCTGAGATCTCAGCAGAAAACttaattttctttaaaaactaTAAAGTAGAAGATGAAGAGATGACCGATCGTCCTCCAGGAGCCGTGCATGGAGGACCCCACAGCACAAATCCTTCATATAATCCCACGAATCCCCCGCACCACTCACAGATTGTCACCACAAGCCCTCACAGaggaattcacacgggggagaagccacacACGCGGCCACAAGGCTGGGAATGTTTTATTCAGAATTCAGACCATGAGAGAAGCCACATAGAAGAAACCCCAAATCCAAGTATTCAATTCGGAAGCAGCTTTGTCcagaaaacatttacaaaaaactttcagagaactcacacagtggAGAATCTGTATCCGTGTTCAGAATGCGGAAAATGTTTTACAGATAAATTCAATCACTACACACATGAGAGAAGCCACACAAaagagaagccgtattcatgttctGAGTGCGGGAAGTGTTTTACCAAAAAATCTAATCTTggaaaacatcagagaattcacacaggagagaaaccgttttcatgtttagagtgtgggaaatgtttctATCAGAAATCTCATCTCGTCAGACACGAGAGaagccacacgggggagaagccattcccATGCCTAGAATGTGGGAAGTGTTTCTATCAGAAATCTCATCTTGTTATACatcggagaattcacacaggagagaagccatttgcgTGTTTACTGTGTGGGAAGTGTTTCATAGACAAATCAAACCTGGTCTTACATGATCgggttcacacaggggagaagctgttttcatgttcagaatgtgggaagtgCTTTACAGGTAAATCAAACCTCATCATacacgagagaattcacacaggagagaagccattttcctgttcCGTCTGTGAAAAATCCTTTACCAATAAGTCCAGTCTTGTAAAACATGAAAGAATTCACACGGGCGAGAAGCCGTACTCGTGCTCAGAATGCGGGAAAAGCTGCACAAACAAATCCGACCTGGTGAagcatgagagaactcacacaggagagaagccattttcatgttccatTTGTGGAAAGGGGTTTACTTCTAAGTCAGGTCAGATAAAACACGAGAGAAGCCACACAGGAGGATAA
- the LOC140132365 gene encoding uncharacterized protein isoform X3, producing MVMGPLCVRGPSSPEGRRMDPEQMSSRILELTLEILRLLSGEDYTLVRKTSCDSQESGGRSHMTEPPPSLIHEQKILELTMKMTELLSGEVPIRSQDVAVYFSMEEWEYIEGHTDQYQDPRTLTSPDGSGTRSPPQRCPSPPYSRDGPGETPDVPGILQGENLREMKVIVREEETETPQYKDRTHIKEEEEEERGMGDRRGMRGAEEEERGMGDRRGMERPPGGTTDNCGEISEEIVRSYKEEDEEILDPSCYSPDDEAPPLDHSEIVTTIVGQKGGKNFQCEECGKRFTKSSGLDAHRRIHTGEKPYSCAECGKCFTSKSGLNQHERSHTGENQNSCLHCGRCFAWKTVLLKHQRTHTGEKPYPCAVCGKCFTDKSNLVTHERSHTGEKPYSCTECRKCFTTKSNLVKHQRIHTGEKQFSCSECGKSFHQKSHLTMHQRIHTGEKPFPCSECGKCFYQKSYLIIHQRIHTGEKPFSCLLCGKCFADKSSLVIHERIHTGEKLFSCPECGKCFTSKSKLVIHERIHTGEKPYPCPVCSKCFSNKSDLAKHVKIHTGERPHSCPECGKCFTYRSDLVKHERIHTGEKPLLLENLYPCSECGKCFTDKFNHYTHERSHTKEKPYSCSECGKCFTKKSNLGKHQRIHTGEKPFSCLECGKCFYQKSHLVRHERSHTGEKPFPCLECGKCFYQKSHLVIHRRIHTGEKPFACLLCGKCFIDKSNLVLHDRVHTGEKLFSCSECGKCFTGKSNLIIHERIHTGEKPFSCSVCEKSFTNKSSLVKHERIHTGEKPYSCSECGKSCTNKSDLVKHERTHTGEKPFSCSICGKGFTSKSGQIKHERSHTGG from the exons GTGATGGGGCCCCTGTGTGTGCGGGGCCCTTCCTCTCCTGAGGGACGGAGGATGGACCCGGAGCAGATGAGCAGCAGAATCTTGGAGCTGACCCTGGAGATCCTGcggctgctgagcggagag gattacacactAGTGAGGAAGACGTCATGTGACTCCCAGGAGTCAGGAGGGCGGAGCCACATGACAGAGCCGCCCCCTTCCCTGatccatgagcagaagatcctagaactgaccatgaagatgacggagctgctgagcggagag gttcctataaggaGTCAGGACgtcgctgtctatttctccatggaggagtgggagtatatagaaggacacacgGATCAGTACCAGGACCCGCGGACCCTTACATCACCAG ATGGGTCCGGTACCAGGTCTCCACCacagagatgtcccagtcctccgTATTCCCGGGACGGTCCAGGGGAGACGCCCGATGTCCCGGGGATTCTCCAG GGGGAGAATCTCCGGGAGATGAAGGTGATTGTCAGAGAGGAAGAGACGGAGACGCCTCAGTATAAAGACCGGACCCATAtaaaggaggaggaagaggaggagcgggGGATGGGCGACCGCCGGGGTATGAGAGGCGCCGAGGAGGAGGAGCGGGGGATGGGCGACCGCCGGGGTATGGAGAGGCCACCAGGAGGCACCACAG ATAATTGTGGGGAGATCTCGGAGGAAATCGTCAGAAGTTATAAAGAAGAAGATGAAGAGATCCTGGATCCGTCCTGTTATTCCCCTGATGACGAGGCGCCCCCTCTGGACCACTCGGAGATTGTCACCACAATTGTGGGACAGAAGGGGGGTAAAAACTTTCAGTGCGAAGAATGCGGAAAACGTTTCACAAAAAGCTCAGGTCTGGACGCACACaggagaattcacacgggggagaagccatactCCTGTGCagagtgtgggaaatgctttacCAGTAAATCGGGTCTTAACCAACACGAGAGAAGCCACACGGGGGAGAACCAGAACTCCTGCCTTCATTGCGGGAGATGCTTCGCCTGGAAAACGGTTCTTCTTaagcatcagagaactcacacaggagagaagccatatccGTGTGCTgtatgtgggaaatgctttacgGATAAATCCAATCTTGTCACACATGAGAGaagccacacaggagagaagccgtacTCGTGTACCGAGTGCAGGAAATGCTTTACAACAAAATCCAACctggttaaacatcagagaatccacacgggagagaagcagTTTTCATGCTCTGAGTGTGGGAAAAGCTTTCACCAGAAATCCCATCTTACGatgcatcagagaattcacacaggggagaaaccctttccatgttcagaatgtgggaaatgtttctatCAGAAATCTTatcttattatacaccagagaattcacacaggagagaaaccgttCTCTTGTTTACtttgtgggaaatgctttgccgATAAATCGAGTCTCGtgatacatgagagaattcacacgggagagaagttATTTTCCTGtccggaatgtgggaaatgtttcaccaGTAAATCAAAACTTGtcatacatgagagaattcacacgggggagaagccctaTCCGTGCCCAGTGTGTAGCAAATGCTTCTCCAATAAATCGGATCTAGCGAAACATGTAAAGATTCACACGGGAGAGCGGCCGCATTCATGTCCTGAGTGCGGAAAGTGCTTCACCTATAGATCCGATCtggttaaacatgagagaattcacacaggggagaagccacttcTTT tggAGAATCTGTATCCGTGTTCAGAATGCGGAAAATGTTTTACAGATAAATTCAATCACTACACACATGAGAGAAGCCACACAAaagagaagccgtattcatgttctGAGTGCGGGAAGTGTTTTACCAAAAAATCTAATCTTggaaaacatcagagaattcacacaggagagaaaccgttttcatgtttagagtgtgggaaatgtttctATCAGAAATCTCATCTCGTCAGACACGAGAGaagccacacgggggagaagccattcccATGCCTAGAATGTGGGAAGTGTTTCTATCAGAAATCTCATCTTGTTATACatcggagaattcacacaggagagaagccatttgcgTGTTTACTGTGTGGGAAGTGTTTCATAGACAAATCAAACCTGGTCTTACATGATCgggttcacacaggggagaagctgttttcatgttcagaatgtgggaagtgCTTTACAGGTAAATCAAACCTCATCATacacgagagaattcacacaggagagaagccattttcctgttcCGTCTGTGAAAAATCCTTTACCAATAAGTCCAGTCTTGTAAAACATGAAAGAATTCACACGGGCGAGAAGCCGTACTCGTGCTCAGAATGCGGGAAAAGCTGCACAAACAAATCCGACCTGGTGAagcatgagagaactcacacaggagagaagccattttcatgttccatTTGTGGAAAGGGGTTTACTTCTAAGTCAGGTCAGATAAAACACGAGAGAAGCCACACAGGAGGATAA